The following are from one region of the Rhinoraja longicauda isolate Sanriku21f chromosome 33, sRhiLon1.1, whole genome shotgun sequence genome:
- the mns1 gene encoding meiosis-specific nuclear structural protein 1 isoform X2, with the protein MAYICPSKEAGNQQIKAIETKIHKDGIYKEFLEKLSKEKSVLAKIRSDEMASRKHFQRILQEIEHEKMMEEAIMKAEKRKILKAKQLEQEERIAKELERIKYEKLKDEKMRQQVRENSLELRELEAKLKAAYVNRERAAQIAEKEANRFERIKHEAELAKLMKKENERATVERAKEEQKRAEQSVRYQKELGKQIDENEQRRQEEYDEFLKDKLRIDEIVRKIYDEDHRERELKMQKMRETQRYVEEFQKQRAEWKQMEREKMEAENRKILEFANAQKSREDERMTKVREQDEQKEMLYQKLAAEIEKQQQEREDLENVRQELYLEKVEEARRQQQIAEMEKQIRQRLELQKTYQEQLAFKQKRLQAEKEEEDELRRKMLAKLAEDDRIEQMNAQKRRMKQLEHKRAVEEILADRRKQFEMDRKRELEARQQEEKREAALQAIIEEERQKLLKQHASKLLGYLPKGIFKDEQDLDLFDNAFKETFKKGNTDLTSDEGWNC; encoded by the exons ATG GCTTATATTTGCCCAAGTAAAGAAGCAGGTAATCAGCAAATTAAGGCTATAGAGACCAAAATTCATAAGGATGGAATTTATAAAGAATTTCTTGAAAAATTGAGTAAAGAAAAGTCGGTATTGGCAAAAATAAGGTCTGACGAAATGGCATCACGAAAGCATTTCCAAAGAATTTTACAGGAGATCGAACATGAAAAAATGATGGAAGAAGCAATTATGAAG GCAGAaaagagaaaaatactgaaggccAAGCAGTTGGAACAGGAGGAAAGGATAGCCAAGGAGCTTGAAAGAATAAAGTATGAGAAACTAAAAGATGAAAAAATGAGACAGCAAGTCCGAGAAAACAG TCTTGAGCTTCGTGAACTAGAAGCCAAGTTAAAGGCTGCTTACGTGAACAGAGAAAGAGCTGCGCAGATAGCTGAAAAAGAAGCAAATCGTTTTGAGAGGATA AAACATGAGGCTGAGCTCGCTAAATTAATGAAGAAGGAAAATGAAAGGGCCACAGTAGAACGGGCCAAGGAAGAACAGAAACGCGCTGAACAATCCGTGAGATATCAGAAGGAGCTTGGAAAGCAAATTGATGAAAATGAACAAAGGAGACAGGAAGAATATGATGAATTCCTAAAAGATAAACTAAGGATTGATGAAATTGTAAGGAAAATCTATGATGAAGATCATAG GGAAAGAGAGCTGAAGATGCAGAAGATGAGGGAAACTCAGAGGTATGTTGAGGAGTTCCAGAAGCAACGAGCTGAATGGAAACAAATGGAACGGGAAAAAATGGAAGCAGAGAACAGAAAGATTTTGGAGTTTGCCAATGCACAAAAGAGCAGAGAGGATGAACGGATGACAAAAGTTCGAGAACAAGATGAGCAAAAAGAAATGCTGTACCAAAAG CTTGCTGCGGAAATTGAAAAACAACAGCAAGAACGTGAAGATTTGGAAAATGTCCGTCAGGAATTGTACCTTGAAAAAGTAGAAGAAGCTCGTAGACAGCAACAAATT GCAGAGATGGAAAAGCAAATTCGACAACGGCTTGAATTACAGAAGACGTACCAAGAGCAATTGGCTTTCAAACAGAAGCGCCTACAGGCAGAGAAGGAGGAAGAAGATGAGCTACGGAGAAAGATGTTGGCCAAACTTGCCGAGGATGACCGTATTGAGCAGATGAATGCACAGAAACGGCGTATGAAACAGCTTGAACataagagggctgtggaggaaaTCCTTGCAGATCGACGCAAACAATTTGAAATGGACAGA AAACGAGAACTTGAAGCACGCCAGCAAGAAGAGAAGAGGGAGGCAGCTCTGCAGGCTATAATTGAGGAAGAAAGGCAGAAACTTCTCAAACAGCATGCCAGTAAGCTGCTTGGTTACCTTCCAAAG GGAATATTTAAAGATGAACAAGACCTTGATCTGTTTGATAATGCCTTCAAAGAGACTTTCAAGAAAGGAAATACCGATCTGACTTCAGATGAAGGGTGGAATTGTTAG
- the mns1 gene encoding meiosis-specific nuclear structural protein 1 isoform X1: MASSLAECQVWSLECSTEAYICPSKEAGNQQIKAIETKIHKDGIYKEFLEKLSKEKSVLAKIRSDEMASRKHFQRILQEIEHEKMMEEAIMKAEKRKILKAKQLEQEERIAKELERIKYEKLKDEKMRQQVRENSLELRELEAKLKAAYVNRERAAQIAEKEANRFERIKHEAELAKLMKKENERATVERAKEEQKRAEQSVRYQKELGKQIDENEQRRQEEYDEFLKDKLRIDEIVRKIYDEDHRERELKMQKMRETQRYVEEFQKQRAEWKQMEREKMEAENRKILEFANAQKSREDERMTKVREQDEQKEMLYQKLAAEIEKQQQEREDLENVRQELYLEKVEEARRQQQIAEMEKQIRQRLELQKTYQEQLAFKQKRLQAEKEEEDELRRKMLAKLAEDDRIEQMNAQKRRMKQLEHKRAVEEILADRRKQFEMDRKRELEARQQEEKREAALQAIIEEERQKLLKQHASKLLGYLPKGIFKDEQDLDLFDNAFKETFKKGNTDLTSDEGWNC, translated from the exons GCTTATATTTGCCCAAGTAAAGAAGCAGGTAATCAGCAAATTAAGGCTATAGAGACCAAAATTCATAAGGATGGAATTTATAAAGAATTTCTTGAAAAATTGAGTAAAGAAAAGTCGGTATTGGCAAAAATAAGGTCTGACGAAATGGCATCACGAAAGCATTTCCAAAGAATTTTACAGGAGATCGAACATGAAAAAATGATGGAAGAAGCAATTATGAAG GCAGAaaagagaaaaatactgaaggccAAGCAGTTGGAACAGGAGGAAAGGATAGCCAAGGAGCTTGAAAGAATAAAGTATGAGAAACTAAAAGATGAAAAAATGAGACAGCAAGTCCGAGAAAACAG TCTTGAGCTTCGTGAACTAGAAGCCAAGTTAAAGGCTGCTTACGTGAACAGAGAAAGAGCTGCGCAGATAGCTGAAAAAGAAGCAAATCGTTTTGAGAGGATA AAACATGAGGCTGAGCTCGCTAAATTAATGAAGAAGGAAAATGAAAGGGCCACAGTAGAACGGGCCAAGGAAGAACAGAAACGCGCTGAACAATCCGTGAGATATCAGAAGGAGCTTGGAAAGCAAATTGATGAAAATGAACAAAGGAGACAGGAAGAATATGATGAATTCCTAAAAGATAAACTAAGGATTGATGAAATTGTAAGGAAAATCTATGATGAAGATCATAG GGAAAGAGAGCTGAAGATGCAGAAGATGAGGGAAACTCAGAGGTATGTTGAGGAGTTCCAGAAGCAACGAGCTGAATGGAAACAAATGGAACGGGAAAAAATGGAAGCAGAGAACAGAAAGATTTTGGAGTTTGCCAATGCACAAAAGAGCAGAGAGGATGAACGGATGACAAAAGTTCGAGAACAAGATGAGCAAAAAGAAATGCTGTACCAAAAG CTTGCTGCGGAAATTGAAAAACAACAGCAAGAACGTGAAGATTTGGAAAATGTCCGTCAGGAATTGTACCTTGAAAAAGTAGAAGAAGCTCGTAGACAGCAACAAATT GCAGAGATGGAAAAGCAAATTCGACAACGGCTTGAATTACAGAAGACGTACCAAGAGCAATTGGCTTTCAAACAGAAGCGCCTACAGGCAGAGAAGGAGGAAGAAGATGAGCTACGGAGAAAGATGTTGGCCAAACTTGCCGAGGATGACCGTATTGAGCAGATGAATGCACAGAAACGGCGTATGAAACAGCTTGAACataagagggctgtggaggaaaTCCTTGCAGATCGACGCAAACAATTTGAAATGGACAGA AAACGAGAACTTGAAGCACGCCAGCAAGAAGAGAAGAGGGAGGCAGCTCTGCAGGCTATAATTGAGGAAGAAAGGCAGAAACTTCTCAAACAGCATGCCAGTAAGCTGCTTGGTTACCTTCCAAAG GGAATATTTAAAGATGAACAAGACCTTGATCTGTTTGATAATGCCTTCAAAGAGACTTTCAAGAAAGGAAATACCGATCTGACTTCAGATGAAGGGTGGAATTGTTAG
- the mns1 gene encoding meiosis-specific nuclear structural protein 1 isoform X3, with protein sequence MASRKHFQRILQEIEHEKMMEEAIMKAEKRKILKAKQLEQEERIAKELERIKYEKLKDEKMRQQVRENSLELRELEAKLKAAYVNRERAAQIAEKEANRFERIKHEAELAKLMKKENERATVERAKEEQKRAEQSVRYQKELGKQIDENEQRRQEEYDEFLKDKLRIDEIVRKIYDEDHRERELKMQKMRETQRYVEEFQKQRAEWKQMEREKMEAENRKILEFANAQKSREDERMTKVREQDEQKEMLYQKLAAEIEKQQQEREDLENVRQELYLEKVEEARRQQQIAEMEKQIRQRLELQKTYQEQLAFKQKRLQAEKEEEDELRRKMLAKLAEDDRIEQMNAQKRRMKQLEHKRAVEEILADRRKQFEMDRKRELEARQQEEKREAALQAIIEEERQKLLKQHASKLLGYLPKGIFKDEQDLDLFDNAFKETFKKGNTDLTSDEGWNC encoded by the exons ATGGCATCACGAAAGCATTTCCAAAGAATTTTACAGGAGATCGAACATGAAAAAATGATGGAAGAAGCAATTATGAAG GCAGAaaagagaaaaatactgaaggccAAGCAGTTGGAACAGGAGGAAAGGATAGCCAAGGAGCTTGAAAGAATAAAGTATGAGAAACTAAAAGATGAAAAAATGAGACAGCAAGTCCGAGAAAACAG TCTTGAGCTTCGTGAACTAGAAGCCAAGTTAAAGGCTGCTTACGTGAACAGAGAAAGAGCTGCGCAGATAGCTGAAAAAGAAGCAAATCGTTTTGAGAGGATA AAACATGAGGCTGAGCTCGCTAAATTAATGAAGAAGGAAAATGAAAGGGCCACAGTAGAACGGGCCAAGGAAGAACAGAAACGCGCTGAACAATCCGTGAGATATCAGAAGGAGCTTGGAAAGCAAATTGATGAAAATGAACAAAGGAGACAGGAAGAATATGATGAATTCCTAAAAGATAAACTAAGGATTGATGAAATTGTAAGGAAAATCTATGATGAAGATCATAG GGAAAGAGAGCTGAAGATGCAGAAGATGAGGGAAACTCAGAGGTATGTTGAGGAGTTCCAGAAGCAACGAGCTGAATGGAAACAAATGGAACGGGAAAAAATGGAAGCAGAGAACAGAAAGATTTTGGAGTTTGCCAATGCACAAAAGAGCAGAGAGGATGAACGGATGACAAAAGTTCGAGAACAAGATGAGCAAAAAGAAATGCTGTACCAAAAG CTTGCTGCGGAAATTGAAAAACAACAGCAAGAACGTGAAGATTTGGAAAATGTCCGTCAGGAATTGTACCTTGAAAAAGTAGAAGAAGCTCGTAGACAGCAACAAATT GCAGAGATGGAAAAGCAAATTCGACAACGGCTTGAATTACAGAAGACGTACCAAGAGCAATTGGCTTTCAAACAGAAGCGCCTACAGGCAGAGAAGGAGGAAGAAGATGAGCTACGGAGAAAGATGTTGGCCAAACTTGCCGAGGATGACCGTATTGAGCAGATGAATGCACAGAAACGGCGTATGAAACAGCTTGAACataagagggctgtggaggaaaTCCTTGCAGATCGACGCAAACAATTTGAAATGGACAGA AAACGAGAACTTGAAGCACGCCAGCAAGAAGAGAAGAGGGAGGCAGCTCTGCAGGCTATAATTGAGGAAGAAAGGCAGAAACTTCTCAAACAGCATGCCAGTAAGCTGCTTGGTTACCTTCCAAAG GGAATATTTAAAGATGAACAAGACCTTGATCTGTTTGATAATGCCTTCAAAGAGACTTTCAAGAAAGGAAATACCGATCTGACTTCAGATGAAGGGTGGAATTGTTAG